In Kordia antarctica, the following proteins share a genomic window:
- a CDS encoding tetratricopeptide repeat protein gives MNRLLTILFLTSFLSSCNESKELFDNFKLIKGSELYGEGKYEEAKRIYLNVINSNAKIDSTTLSNIYTLIGNVYEKQDSLKMAEKYYLKSKKMDDTYWEIWFHLAVYYDKTNDLERAKTNYNQAVKLNPKNNSLLNNSALFYFERGNNSQALDLINQSFEIDSLNETSIWLKSKILNKIKTETKN, from the coding sequence ATGAATAGACTTTTGACAATTTTATTTTTAACTTCTTTCTTATCCAGTTGTAATGAAAGTAAAGAATTATTCGATAATTTCAAACTTATTAAAGGGAGCGAACTATATGGAGAGGGAAAATATGAGGAAGCCAAAAGAATATACTTGAACGTAATAAATTCTAATGCAAAAATTGATAGTACAACTTTGAGTAATATATATACACTTATTGGAAATGTATATGAAAAACAAGATAGTCTTAAAATGGCTGAAAAGTATTATTTAAAATCAAAAAAAATGGATGATACTTATTGGGAAATATGGTTTCATTTAGCAGTATATTATGACAAAACTAATGATTTAGAACGGGCGAAAACAAATTATAATCAAGCGGTTAAACTTAATCCCAAAAACAATTCTCTTTTAAATAACAGTGCTCTTTTTTATTTTGAAAGAGGCAATAATAGTCAAGCATTGGATTTGATTAATCAAAGTTTTGAAATTGACAGTTTGAATGAAACAAGCATTTGGCTAAAATCCAAAATTTTGAATAAAATAAAAACTGAAACTAAAAACTAA
- a CDS encoding sterol desaturase family protein codes for MTQNKRLKIGEGTISGYISIFLAIVCLGTTICAYFPEYLTTADFRELYKPGYIKWAFLIVLMVSFGFALVSFILSKKTKLGFYAILIIAASIFLASGLPEYQEIDSKPFTLGMDWLLLDILISAVIFIPMELFLPKRLEQTKFHAEWRTDLVYFIISHLLIQIIGILVQLPAVTIFANFGLSGFQEWVQGIWFIPQLFLALFVSDLFQWTAHYFFHKTPYLWRFHSVHHSTKDIDWLAGSRTHFVDLVAVRAISFLPLYVFGFSTAVFTTYVIIVSFQAVLAHANTRINFGFLRYVFVTPQYHHWHHSDDPKAYDKNFAIHFPFIDMLFGTYYPMGKTWPENTGLGEVKFPKGFLRQFVFPFRKNPANDNEIENPSER; via the coding sequence ATGACCCAAAACAAACGACTTAAAATTGGAGAAGGCACAATTAGCGGTTACATTTCCATCTTTTTGGCAATTGTATGCTTAGGAACAACTATTTGCGCTTATTTTCCAGAGTATTTAACGACTGCCGATTTTCGAGAACTTTACAAACCTGGTTATATAAAGTGGGCGTTTTTAATTGTGCTGATGGTATCTTTCGGGTTTGCCTTAGTGAGTTTCATTCTAAGCAAAAAAACAAAACTAGGGTTCTATGCAATACTAATTATCGCGGCTTCCATTTTCTTGGCTTCAGGATTGCCTGAATATCAAGAAATAGACTCAAAACCGTTCACATTAGGAATGGATTGGCTCCTACTCGATATTCTAATTTCTGCCGTTATATTTATTCCGATGGAATTGTTTTTACCAAAAAGGTTGGAACAAACAAAATTTCATGCGGAATGGAGAACCGATTTAGTGTATTTTATCATCAGTCACTTACTAATTCAAATTATTGGAATCCTTGTGCAATTGCCCGCAGTAACGATATTTGCTAACTTTGGATTAAGCGGATTTCAAGAATGGGTTCAAGGTATTTGGTTTATTCCACAACTATTTCTTGCATTGTTTGTGTCTGACTTATTTCAGTGGACAGCACATTATTTTTTTCACAAAACTCCGTATTTATGGCGTTTTCATTCCGTTCATCACTCCACAAAAGACATTGATTGGTTGGCAGGTTCAAGAACGCATTTTGTTGATTTAGTCGCTGTACGCGCCATCTCTTTTTTGCCTTTATATGTATTCGGATTTAGCACAGCAGTTTTTACTACATATGTAATTATAGTTTCATTTCAGGCAGTATTAGCGCATGCAAACACACGTATTAATTTTGGGTTTCTTCGCTATGTATTTGTAACTCCGCAATATCATCATTGGCATCATTCTGACGATCCAAAAGCGTATGATAAAAATTTTGCCATTCACTTTCCATTCATTGACATGCTATTTGGCACATATTATCCAATGGGAAAAACGTGGCCTGAAAATACAGGTCTTGGAGAAGTAAAATTTCCTAAAGGATTTTTGAGGCAGTTTGTCTTTCCATTCAGAAAAAACCCTGCAAATGATAATGAAATTGAGAATCCTAGTGAACGTTGA